Within Hyla sarda isolate aHylSar1 chromosome 7, aHylSar1.hap1, whole genome shotgun sequence, the genomic segment gattgtcattacaaagtgcaatttgtggtgcaaaaaacaagactcatattggtctgtaggtggaaatttTAAAGCCTTATGGCTGTTagatggcgaggaggaaaaaacgaaagtgcaaaaataaaaaatcccgatGTAATTAAGAGTTTAAAAATTTAGGACCCTCATTAAGTTTGCGGAGCAAAGAGGAGTTATAGTGTCTCTTGATCTGAAAGGGCCAAAGCAAATTAGATAAATATCTCATTATTTCACTGGAAAGTGCATAACTCTCTATGTGCCCTGTGGTGGACCAGCAAAATTGAACTTTTGCTGGCAGGTAACTGGTGCTATGGAGCAGTAGGTTAAAAACTAATAGTTTGGAAAACCGTCCTATATTAGATAGCACTCAGcacaaggggtactcccctgaaaacatcttatcctctttccaaaggataggggataaaatgttagatcgtaggagtcccaccactggggccccctgcgatctccgggccaTGGGCGTCAGGAATACAGAagcttgtctatgggagggggagtgacggctagtacatagccatcatgcctccttccatagacgtgAATAGAGGCGGCGTGGCGGCTGGCatggccagtcatcgggcacggagcagagtttgctccttGCACCAattgacaggggtgccgcagcggatatCGTGGGAGTCCCcgacggcaggacccctgcaatctaacatctaattccctatcctttggattagggataagatgttttcagcggagttcccctttaattaacATTACTGTTTTGACTGCAACTTATGATGTGCCAACCATCTTAGACTGGGGAGACGCAATCCCCACAAGTGAGTAGCCCCCAAATTTGTCACACAAGATACAGCATCTATAATGAATGTGCAATCATACATTGCTATGTATTGAGAACACAGCCGTTTCGATGCACGATCATATGCCGCGCTTGCCTTCTTTGGACCAGTTTGCTTAGTAAACCTTTAGGCCACATTACTCATTTTCCAATGATCAACAGTTTTCTAGTTGCATAAAAACATGATAAAGAAATTGATCCAAAAAACATATGTATAATTTCAACCACAAAAAGGAGCTGGGGATTTGGACCTCTGACCTCTGTAAAGATAGCTTACCTGTGCAAGTATGAAGATCATTCAAAGTGTCTGGAACTTGCTTTGGCTGTCAACATTCACAACAATAGTATGACCAAACAACTATATATagtggttatccaagaaaaaaaaactttttttattttgttcaataaatcaactggctccagaaagttaaacaaattagtaaattacttctattaaaaaatcttaatcctttcagtacttatgagctgctgaagttgagttgttcttttcggtctaagtgctctctgatgacacctgtctcggaaactgtccagagtagaagcaaatccccatagcaaacctcttctacgctgtgcagttcccgagacaagcagaggtgtcagcagagagcactgttgccagacagaaaagaacaactcaacttcagcagctgataataattggaaggattaagatttttttccctggaataccccattaagtaaACATTACTATAAATCTAGGGATTAACAAAACATCTGTTTCTTTATTCTGCTCAGAGCTTTCTTCACCTCCTGGTTTTTTAAGCTGTAAATCAGGGGGTTGAGCATCGGAATGACTCCAGTATACAATATGGCAAACATCTTGTCTTGGTCCATAGAATAGCTGGACTTTGGTCTCATGTACATGCCGAGCACTGTTCCATAAAACAAGAGGATGACTGTGAGATGCGAGGAGCAGGTGGAGAAGGTTTTGTGTCTTCCTTCCTTAGAGTGAATCTTCAAGATTGTTGAAATAATGTAAATGTAGGAAACCAAGGTCATGATCGAAGGGACAAAACCAATGAGGGCACTGGGTCCTAGTATTACTGTCTCTATAGTACGTGTGTCACTACAAGAAAGCTTTATAAGGGGTTTCAGATCACAGAATAAATGGTCAATTTTATTTGATCTACAAAATATACAAGATGATATGAGAATGGCATAAAGAATTCCCTCAAGGAGTCCTATACCCCAAGATGTACATGACATCCAGAAACAGACTGTAAGACTCATAAAATAAGAATAACGTAAAGGATGACATATGGCCACATAGCGATCATAGGCCATGGCAGCCAGGATGAAATATTCCGACACCATGAGCACCACAAAAAAGAATACCTGGGTCATACAACCATTGTAGGAAATGATGTTGTTCCCAGTTAGAAAAATGGCCAACAACTTGGGAAGAACCATTGAGGTAAAGGAAATATCCACCATAGACATGTTACATAGGAGAATATACATTGGGGTGTGAAATTGAGGATCAAAGCAAAAGAGACCAGTTGATAACAAATTCCCAACCAACGTTGCTACATAAATGACCAGAAATATGACAAATAAATTCAACTGGGAGTTTGGAAACTCATAGAAGCCGAGGAGAACAAATTCGGTGGCAGTCAAATTATGTAACCCCATGTAGCAACATAGACAAGAGAAATACAAGACAAGAAAACGACAAGACAAGATACATAGCTTTCTATATGTAAGTGGCAAAGTCTCTTCTATGGCAGAAATGGTCCTTTAGGTTTAATAACAATGGGAAAAtacaaatcatatatatatatatgctatatatatatatatatatatatatatatatatatatgtatatgatttaGTCAATGTAAATAACCACCAGAGGTTTGGCTTTCCTCTTAGTTCTAATAAAGACTCCCGGGAATGACAACAAAGATAAAACCTTCAACTTAATTGATACTAGAACAGGGGTGCTCTAccgcataaataataataattgggaaAAATAGGCTAACATTGATAAAAGTGCACACCACAATACTTCATAGTACAGCTAAAATGATTTATTGCAAAAATGGAATACAAAAGTACACATACGTATAtattcaagtataagccgagtttttcagaacgatttttcgtgctgtaaAACACccgactcggcttatacttgagggaactctccgcctgtcaatcccttctcagtggtcatcaacctacggacctccagaggtttcaaaactacaactcccagaatgcccggacagccatcggctgtccgggcatgctgggagttgtagttttgaaacctctggaggtccgcaggttgaagaccactgcagccttcatcatcatccagacccccccccccccacacacacacacacaccctttagttttctactcacctcccctaggtgggaaggaagggtgagctggtctgggcttctatgctgcagggaccatccagtggggagggttggtcgttccgggctgtacatcttcaccagggggggggggggtccctcttctccgtgctctgggcctgccccggactagtgaagttgccttgacgacgacgcacagggacgttcattcgcAGTCTGCGCagtcagccgatggctgtccaggcatgctgggagttgtagttttgcaacctctggaggtccgcagggtgaagaccactgcagccttcatcatcatccagacccccccccccccccacacacacacacacaccctttagttttctactcacctcccctaggtgggaaggaagggtgagctggtctgggcttctatgctgcagggaccatccagtggggagggttggtcgttccgggctgtacatcttcaccaggggggggggggtccctcttctccgtgctctgggcctgccccggactagtgaagttgccttgacgacgacgcacagggacgttcattcgcAGTCTGCGCagtcagccgatggctgtccaggcatgctgggagttgtagttttgcaacctctggaggtccgcagggtgaagaccactgcagccttcgtcatcatccagacccccccccccacacacacacacaccctttagttttctactcacctcccctaggtgagaaggaagggtgagcaggtctgggccatctatgctgcagggaccatccggtggggagggttggtcgttccgggctgtacatcttcaccggggggggggggtccctcttctccgcgctccgggcctgccccggactagtgacgttgccttgacgacgacgcacagggacgttcattcgcAGTCTGTGCACAaaagtccctgtgcgtcatcgtcaaggcaacgtcaccagTCAGGGGCAGGCCcaaagcggagaagagggcctcccggtgaaaatggagagcccggaacgactaaccctccccaccggacggtccctgcagcatagatgtcccggaccagctcacccttccttcccaccgaggggaggtgagtagaaaacttaaGGGgggtgggtctggatgatgacgaaggccgcagtggtcttcaacctgccgatctCCAgaggttttgcaacatttggtggtccgcaggttgaagaccactgatgaaatgatgatgaagggggggggggatgatgacgggggtctggatgatgatgggggtctggggggatgatgtatttcccaccttaggcttatagtcgagtcaataacttttcctgggtttatggggtgaaattaggggcctcagcttatatttgggtcggcttatacggtACTTCCCCAGAAAAGTGATCCTGTTCAGATAGCAAACTGTAATGCCCTCTACCAGTGGTAGAAACTGTACTATGAATATTTCTCTATGCCCATAACAAATACTTCTTGCTGTAATAAAGAACTAAATAAATACTGCCACAATCTGCCAATACAAATATGAAGAAAATACTTGGGCAAGGAGGAAAGGATGATGGCCCAATGGTAGAAGCGATGCAAGGTATAACAGGGAACGGGGCCACGCAGGAaacccacgcgttccgtcgccaAGCGACTTCCTTCCCCTAATCACATCACATATATATCGCTGCCTAACCAGTGTGGAACCAGTAACAGAtatttgtgggggtggggggatttaagaTTTTATCCACTTGATGACAATTTGATggctaattttcatttttgcattttcattttttcctcctcatttttAAAGGGCCATAACTCATATATTTCcatcaacagacccatatgagggcttgttttttgtgtgaccaattgcactttgtaatgataccttttttttttttttttttatcctgtaaGGTCTGGCACAGCCAAAAAGAtgttattttgtggggaaatttaaaagaaaatcgcaattatgcaaattttggaggatttTAGTTCTTACGCagcacaatttacagtaaaactgacatgttgtcTTCATTCTGTGGTTCAATAGAATTAAAACGATACCCGTGGTTACACTCTGACTTTAtatcaaaattagtatgttttaaatggctctattctgacccctataactttcttatttttccgtatacagggctgcatgagggctatttttttgtgccgtgatctgtagttgttATTGGTTTCACTTTCCTGTACATGTgactttttttaatcatttttttatttcataaccataaagcagcaattttggactattatatatattttctttaacgtttacaccattcaccatacgggatcattatttTAATTGGGCTCCAAAAGTGGAAAGAAGACTGGGGCAGGAGGACTGTGATATTGGCGacactgggggagcagtggaaggtatgttaaagtttaatattttaattctggcagcccgggcatagtgggaaaaaaaaatcgcaagagttctcctttaaaccaaAAAAATTCACTATAGATCTTAGATTTGGATCTTATCATACGTTTGTGTTATGGCCTTAGATGTATTTCCCTTCATTGTAATCTAAGGCCATATTCATATGGTGCAGGATCAGTTACTTAGCAATGTGTATTCTCTATCACAAAACAGAGGAAACCAGGAGAAATGTCCCCAGTGAAAAGTTTAGGAGGAGGATGTCCGGTTACTTCTGATAGGTTTCCAATCTGTTTTAGGTATGAAGTATACAGCACTCAGGCTTACAACAATACAGTAGTGTGAATACAGGCATAAAGAGGTTTAGTGTATTATAATGCTAGAAGAGACACAAAAGGGGCATCATTATAAAGTAAAGAGCACAAAGTTGGGAATTTTTACAGTGTGGGACCTTCAGAGAACTATTAATGTGTGAGGAATAAAAttagcgctattactgacaggcagcactgagaagatcaatgttatagtatatgtgggtgctattactgacaggcagcactgaggacactgttatagtatatgtgggcgctattactgacaggcagaactgagaagatcactgttatagtatatgtgggcactattactgacaggcagcactgaaaagatcactgttatagtacatgtgggtgctattactgacaggcagcactgagaacactgttatagtatatgtgggtgcaattactgacaggcagcactgagaacactgttatagtatatgtgggcgctattactgacaggcagcactgagaagatcactgttatagtatatgtgggcgctattactgacaggcagcactgagaacactgttatagtatatgtgggcgctattactgacaggcagcactgagaacactgttatagtatatgtgggcgctattactgacaggcagcactgagaagatcactgttatagtatatgtggacgctattactgacaggcagcactgagaagatcactgttatagtatatgtggacgctattactgacaggcagcactgagaagatcactgttatagtatatgtgggcgctattactgataggcagcactgagatgttcactgttatagtatgtgagggcgctattactgataggtattattgagaagatcactgttatagtatatgtgggcgccatTACTTAtatgcagcactgagaagatcactgttatagtgtgTGCAGTTGCTATTATTGTATACAAACCAAAATGTGACAGTATAAGGTTAGGGCCAAAtggcaaaaatgaaaaaccaaTGAAAATCAGTTGTTACTCTTTGGATGGTTTATTAAACGATTAaaacggcatcataaaatgtatggtttcctgtgaccctgtggtttctggTGACCACAAATTTTATGATGCCGTTTTAAGAGTTTAATATACCACCCAAAGAGtaagaagacttatcaataaactgcagtcattgagtttGGACTCCCATAAtgttgaatggattaggcagtgactgaaggacagacaacagagggttgtagtcaatggagaataattagagcaaggtcttgttaccagtggggaacaCAGGGGTCTATACTAGGACCCTtcttgtttaatatctttattgGGGATTTTACAGGTCTCGATGGTTCGGTAATGGTCGTTTTGCTGGCAACAggattgatgttcctggagggatacgccacgGAATAGGATTTAGTTTAGGGTGGGTTTCACTGAACGGCTGCCGCATTCggttggggggagtgaaaaccgggctttcccgtatcccagccggacccggcccataTCTaactcatttcaatgagccgaccggagtcaatcggtgactccggtcggcataTTTTGTACCGTATCTGtttttctgaccagacctaaaactgtggtatgccatggttttaggtccggtcagaaaaccggatacggggcaaatatGTGCCGACCAGAGTAACCGTTTgagataggtataatgctatccttcatataagatagagataggtataaggctatccttcatataagatggggacaggcataaggctatacttcataaaatatagggataggtataaggctatccttcatataagatagggctaggtataaggctattcttcatataagatagggatagacataaggctatccttcatataagatagggataggtataaggctgtccttcatataagatagagataggtataaagctatcctaCTTATGAGATagagattgttacgccgagtgctccgggtccccgctcctccccggagcgctcacagcgttctcctgttcgcagcgccccggtcagacccgctgaccaggtgcgctgcgataatgtctctagccgggatgcgattcgcgatgcgggtgcgcaacccgacccgcttaccagactcgctccccgtctgtgctgcccggCGTGCTCGGCccagctccctagggcgcgcacgccgggtctttgcgatttaaagggctggtgcgccactgattggcgcatgggttttaattagtgtcttcacctgtgcacttccctatattacctcacttcccctgcacttccttgccggatcttgttgccattgtgccagtgaaagcgttccttgtgtgttcctagcctgtgttccagacctcttgccgttgcccctgactacgatccttgctgcctgccctgaccttctgctacgtctgaacctgctcttgtctaatcccttgtaccgtgcctatctcagcagtcagagaggttgagccattgccggtggatacgacctggttgctaccgccgctacaagtccatcccactttgcggcgggctctggtgaaaaccagtagcaacctagaaccggtccaccgacacggcccacgccaatccctctctgacacagaggatccacctccagcctgccgaatcctgacagtagatccggccatggatcccgctgaggtcccgctgccagttgtcgctgaccttaccacagtggtcacccagcagtcgcaacagatagcgcaacaaggccaccagctgtctcaactgactgtgatgctacagcagcttctaccacagcttcagcaaccatctcctctgccagctcctgcaccccctccgcagcgagtggctgcatccagcctccgtttatcattgccggacaagtttgatggggactctaaactttgccgtggttttctctcgcaatgttccctgcatttggagatgatgtcggaccaatttccaactgaaaggtcaaaggtggctttcgtggtcagccttctgtctgggaaagccctgtcatgggccacaccgctctgggaccgcaatgatcctgtcactgcctctgtacactctttcttcgtggagatttgaagtgtcttcgaggaaccagcccgagcctcttctgccgagactgccctgctgaacctggtccagggtaattcttctgtttgcgagtacgccatccaattccatactctcgcctccgaattgtcctggaataacgaggccctctgcgcgaccttcaaaaaaggcctatccagtaacatcaaagatgtgctggccgcacgagaaatccctgctaacctgcatgaacttattcatctggccacccgcattgacatgcgtttttccgaaaggcgtcaggagctccgccaggatatggactttatacgcacgaggcggtttctctccccggctcctctcttctctggtccgctgcaatctgttcctgtgccttccgccgtggaggctatgcaagtagaccggtctcacctgacacctcaagagaggacacgccgccgcattgagaacctatgcctgtactgtgccagtaccgaacacttcttgaaggattgtcctatccgacctccacatcaggaaagacgcactccgactccgcacaaaagtgagacagctctaggtgtgaactctgcttctccacgtcttactgtgcggatttcttcttctaccttctccttctcagctgtggccttcttggattgcggatctgcaggaaattttattttggcctatttcgttaacaggttcaacatcccagtgaccagtctcgccagatccctctacatcgcctctgttaatggtgaaagatttgactgtactgtgcgttaccgcacggaacccctcttaatgtgcattggaccccatcatgaaaagattgaatttctggtcctctctaactgcacttctgaaattcttcttggactaccttggcttcaacgccattcccctaccctcgattggaccaccggggaaatcaagaactggggcactacttgccacaaaaagtgtcttatgtctgctcccagtcctgtcagtcaaaaccctatggctcctccgataccaggtctccccaaggcctatctggactatgctgatgttttttgcaaaaaacaagcagagactttgcctcctcacaggccttatgactgtcctattgatctcctccctggtactactccaccccggggcagaatctatcctctatctgctccggaaacacaagccatgacggagtacattcaagaaaatttaaaaaggggatttatccgcaagtcttcctcccctgccggagcagggttcttcttcgtctccaaaaaagacggctccttacgaccatgcattgattaccgcggtcttaataaaatcactataaaaaaacgctaccccctacctcttatctcggaactctttgaccgcctacgtggcgccaacatctttaccaaattggatttaagaggtgcttataaactcatccgcatcagggaaggggacgagtggaagaccgcgtttaacaccagagatggacactttgaatatctggttatgccttttgggctttgcaacgccgtcttccaggactttgtaaatgaaattttttgtgatctattatatacctgtattgtggtctacctggacgatattttaattttttcttctaacctagaagaacaccgccggcatgtccgcatggttcttcagagacttcgggacaatcagttatatgccaagatggaaaaatgtctctttgaatgtcaatctcttcccttcctaggatatttagtctctggccagggactccaaatggacccggacaaactatcagccgtgttggattggccacgcccctccggactctgagctatccaacgtttcttggggtttgccaattactacagacaatttattccacatttttccactattgtggccccaattgtggccctaaccaagaaaaacgccaaccctaagtcctggcctcctcaagcggaagaggcgttcaaccgtctcaaaactgccttttcttctgctcccgtactctccagacctgatccacctAAACCCTTCtctctggaggtagacgcctcctcggtgggagctggagctgtgctcctacagaaaaattcttccggacatgctgttacttgtggtttcttttctaggaccttctctccggcggagaaaaactactccattggtgatcgagaactactggccataaaactggctctcgaggaatggaggcacctgctggaggggtccaaatacccagttattatatacaccgatcacaagaatctctcttatcttcagtctgcccaacggctgaaccctcgccaggccaggtggtcgttgttctttgcccgttttaactttgagattcattttcgccccgctgaaaagaacattagggctgacgctctctctcgttcctcggatgcctctgaaatggaagcctccctgcaacacattattcctcctgattgtctgatctccgcttccccagcttccatcagacaaactcctcctggaaagaccttcgtccctccacgccagcgcctcaggattctcaggtggggacactcctcacacctcgccggcca encodes:
- the LOC130283115 gene encoding olfactory receptor 5AR1-like, which encodes MGLHNLTATEFVLLGFYEFPNSQLNLFVIFLVIYVATLVGNLLSTGLFCFDPQFHTPMYILLCNMSMVDISFTSMVLPKLLAIFLTGNNIISYNGCMTQVFFFVVLMVSEYFILAAMAYDRYVAICHPLRYSYFMSLTVCFWMSCTSWGIGLLEGILYAILISSCIFCRSNKIDHLFCDLKPLIKLSCSDTRTIETVILGPSALIGFVPSIMTLVSYIYIISTILKIHSKEGRHKTFSTCSSHLTVILLFYGTVLGMYMRPKSSYSMDQDKMFAILYTGVIPMLNPLIYSLKNQEVKKALSRIKKQMFC